The Aspergillus chevalieri M1 DNA, chromosome 5, nearly complete sequence genome includes a region encoding these proteins:
- a CDS encoding uncharacterized protein (COG:S;~EggNog:ENOG410Q2FM), translating to MAIVSSGRKQKVDKSEARRKLRESRNYDPLAHRKEDAQRSRDRASMDTKELYRGIVKLYEEFITSEGVIPAGFPVKDNFPVPILEELKSFIRWYIASTEGSIYDSPTMRTVLAFAQQFVPGSYLLTGNQIPPQDSEELYFWIQYVLTEENVINDIKKEKYNFTKENFIQIMTSFWVLDNPVFLHGRHKIQIPFITKIFLFMGARIGAFLPANKHKQERGLRYKHIQLVLFCTHGNAPWSQLETVPAMGQEQSKPEIYCF from the exons ATGGCTATTGTTTCTTCAGGGCGAAAGCAAAAGGTAGACAAGAGTGAGGCTCGTCGAAAGCTACGTGAAAGTCGAAATTATGATCCTCTTGCCCACCGAAAGGAAGATGCCCAGAGAAGTCGTGACAGAGCCTCCATGGATACCAAGGAGTTGTACAGAGGAATAGTAAAGCTTTATGAGGA GTTCATTACGAGTGAAGGAGTGATACCAGCTGGATTCCCTGTCAAAGACAACTTTCCTGTTCCCATACTAGAAGAACTCAAGAGCTTTATTCGCTGGTACATTGCTTCTACAGAAGGCAGCATTTACGATAGCCCGACAATGAGAACCGTTCTTGCCTTTGCACAGCAATTCGTTCCGGGGTCCTATCTGTTGACTGGAAATCAAATTCCACCACAGGACTCAGAGGAGCTTTATTTT TGGATCCAATACGTCTTGACGGAGGAAAATGTGATCAATGAcatcaaaaaggaaaaataCAATTTCACCAAGGAGAACTTTATCCAAATTATGACCTCCTTTTGGGTCCTTGATAACCCGGTGTTCCTCCATGGCAGACATAAGATTCAAATTCCGTTTATCACCAAGATATTCCTCTTTATGGGTGCAAGGATCGGAGCATTCCTACCAGCAAACAAGCACAAGCAGGAAAGAGGCCTTCGTTACAAG CACATCCAATTGGTCCTTTTTTGTACTCACGGCAATGCTCCGTGGAGCCAGTTGGAAACTGTACCAGCAATGGGTCAAGAACAATCAAAGCCTGAGATATATTGT TTTTAG
- a CDS encoding L-threonylcarbamoyladenylate synthase (BUSCO:EOG09262FW1;~COG:J;~EggNog:ENOG410PG3Z;~InterPro:IPR010923,IPR017945,IPR005145,IPR006070;~PFAM:PF03481,PF01300;~go_function: GO:0003725 - double-stranded RNA binding [Evidence IEA]), translating to MTNDQSTRILPVQRLNIKGPRDKPLPEWWASERQSKTPEAAAIEEAAELLRTSDIPVAFPTETVYGLGADATRSTAVQGIYRAKQRPSDNPLIVHVDSLAMLERLLNPGMSAADTTHTPLKSIPPIYHTLLSRFWPGPLTIILPNPSGSSLAKEVTSNLTTFGVRMPASPLARLLIHAADRPLAAPSANASTKPSPTTAQHVHHDLHGRIEVILDGGPCAVGVESTVVDGLSDPPVILRPGGIGIDDLRQCEGWENVQIAYNDGSHEIKEAPRAPGMKYRHYSPKARVILFEPECSEEKIVKRVRKDMEDSAVGAHSVGIVRTRHWSPGLGLYEPAKKEETLQRIQEAPTGGFVSFSVPLKDHVKDCYTSKKAYDCALGTDIGQIARGLFAVLRAMDDKQVDVIYVEGLVAEHGDLHAAVMNRLRKAAGAELKV from the coding sequence ATGACAAACGACCAAAGCACCCGAATCCTCCCCGTCCAACGACTGAACATCAAAGGTCCCAGGGACAAACCTCTTCCAGAGTGGTGGGCGAGTGAGCGCCAAAGCAAGACCCCCGAGGCCGCGGCCATCGAAGAAGCAGCGGAACTTCTACGAACGAGCGATATCCCCGTTGCGTTCCCTACGGAGACGGTATATGGATTGGGAGCTGATGCCACGCGGAGCACAGCGGTGCAGGGAATCTACAGGGCGAAGCAGAGGCCGTCGGATAATCCGTTGATCGTACATGTGGACTCCCTGGCGATGCTGGAGCGTCTGCTCAACCCCGGAATGAGCGCGGCCGACACAACCCATACACCACTCAAGTCGATCCCCCCGATTTACCACACGCTGCTCTCCCGCTTCTGGCCGGGCCCGCTTACAATTATTCTTCCGAATCCGTCGGGGTCGTCGCTGGCTAAGGAGGTTACTTCGAATCTGACTACGTTTGGCGTGCGCATGCCTGCGTCGCCATTGGCGCGTTTGTTGATTCATGCTGCGGATCGACCCTTGGCTGCGCCGTCGGCTAATGCGTCTACGAAGCCGTCTCCGACGACCGCTCAACATGTTCATCATGACCTTCATGGCCGGATTGAGGTCATTCTTGATGGTGGCCCGTGTGCAGTCGGGGTGGAGAGTACAGTGGTCGACGGCCTTTCAGACCCTCCTGTTATTCTGCGCCCTGGTGGAATTGGCATCGACGACCTGCGCCAGTGTGAAGGTTGGGAGAACGTGCAGATCGCATACAACGATGGCAGTCACGAAATTAAAGAAGCCCCTCGGGCACCAGGAATGAAATACCGCCACTACTCCCCTAAGGCGCGGGTTATCTTATTCGAACCCGAATGCAGTGAAGAAAAGATCGTAAAGCGCGTTCGCAAGGACATGGAAGACAGCGCAGTGGGCGCGCACTCAGTCGGAATCGTGCGCACCCGCCACTGGTCACCAGGGCTAGGTCTCTACGAACCCgcgaagaaagaagaaacccTACAGCGCATTCAAGAAGCACCTACAGGCGGCTTTGTCAGCTTCTCTGTCCCGCTCAAGGACCATGTGAAGGACTGTTATACGTCCAAGAAGGCGTATGACTGCGCGCTGGGCACGGATATCGGGCAGATCGCTCGTGGCCTGTTTGCGGTTCTGCGCGCGATGGATGATAAACAGGTAGATGTCATCTATGTCGAGGGGCTTGTGGCTGAACATGGGGATTTGCATGCTGCTGTTATGAATCGGTTGCGGAAGGCTGCTGGGGCGGAGCTGAAGGTATAG
- the aah1 gene encoding adenosine deaminase (COG:F;~EggNog:ENOG410PGAZ;~InterPro:IPR001365,IPR028892,IPR006330,IPR032466, IPR006650;~PFAM:PF00962;~go_function: GO:0000034 - adenine deaminase activity [Evidence IEA];~go_function: GO:0019239 - deaminase activity [Evidence IEA];~go_process: GO:0006146 - adenine catabolic process [Evidence IEA];~go_process: GO:0009168 - purine ribonucleoside monophosphate biosynthetic process [Evidence IEA]), translating into MCQTKLHEFLQGLPKCEHHLHLEGCMTPQLIFQLAERNGVKLPDPETNPAYESIETLTRRYGHFTSLDDFLSFYFQGMSVLLHESDFTDLAFAYFKKAHEDGVHHAEVFFDPQVHQQRGIAYETIVSGFVAGCKRAEQELGLSTRLIMCFVRHLPVDSAQRLYEEALANNHFEDGTLHGLGWSSSEVGPPKDMYREQYASASAKGIPLTAHAGEEGDPTYISTALELGAQRIDHGIRLVEDPELMERIVREEILLTVCPLSNVRLRCVNALDEVPIRKFLDAGVKFSINSDDPAYFGGYILNNYCAVQEAFQLTFREWRAIAENSVSKSWIPEERKQELLRRIDEHVRKYDAEL; encoded by the coding sequence ATGTGCCAAACCAAGCTGCACGAGTTCCTTCAGGGCCTCCCCAAATGCGAGCACCACCTTCACCTCGAGGGCTGCATGACACCCCAACTGATCTTccaactggctgagaggAACGGTGTGAAACTGCCAGACCCCGAAACCAACCCAGCCTACGAATCCATTGAGACTCTGACACGCCGCTACGGCCATTTCACATCCCTCGATGACTTCCTCAGCTTTTACTTCCAGGGCATGTCAGTGCTCCTGCACGAGTCCGACTTTACGGATCTCGCGTTCGCCTACTTCAAAAAAGCTCACGAAGACGGCGTCCACCACGCAGAGGTCTTCTTCGACCCCCAGGTCCACCAGCAGCGCGGCATCGCATACGAAACTATCGTCTCAGGCTTCGTGGCAGGATGCAAAAGAGCTGAGCAGGAACTGGGCCTGTCAACCCGACTGATCATGTGTTTTGTGCGCCATCTCCCCGTCGACTCTGCGCAGAGATTGTACGAGGAAGCTCTTGCGAATAACCATTTTGAAGATGGAACGCTACATGGCCTCGGCTGGTCGAGCAGCGAAGTCGGTCCGCCAAAGGACATGTATCGGGAGCAATacgcatctgcatctgcgaAGGGCATCCCGCTAACCGCGCACGCGGGTGAAGAAGGCGATCCGACATACATCAGCACGGCGTTGGAACTGGGGGCGCAGCGGATCGATCATGGAATTCGGTTAGTAGAGGATCCCGAGCTAATGGAGCGGATTGTGCGCGAGGAGATTCTGTTGACTGTGTGTCCTTTGTCGAATGTGCGGTTGCGCTGTGTGAATGCACTGGATGAGGTGCCGATTCGGAAGTTCTTGGATGCGGGCGTCAAGTTCTCGATTAACAGTGACGATCCGGCGTACTTTGGGGGGTATATTCTGAATAACTACTGTGCTGTGCAGGAGGCGTTTCAGTTGACGTTCAGGGAGTGGAGGGCTATTGCTGAGAATAGTGTGAGTAAGAGTTGGATTCCGGAAGAGAGGAAGCAGGAATTGTTAAGGCGGATTGATGAGCATGTCCGGAAGTATGATGCTGAGTTATGA
- a CDS encoding uncharacterized protein (COG:S;~EggNog:ENOG410PKPH), protein MDAQYPFASRDDIWRVFDELKDLHVAQFEQAERIARLERRRDEDARLRSAWGPVSPFLTPIGGSVAVESAYHSPTDAFKGFDQGQHGVMNTMDAEEEPRRGTSRANSVRFDESAIHGYYGQASRSISELPLRTGSGLASLPLTERSLSHRSDGRLSSSGQSHHSARTNSLGLETTNRMMSSSVSDSPLIPPPGLFLLGPVPCIIRCWLTTNFSNDSLLYAAVCSGSYMSSLGYPIVRKLGLEDLMIQEEDSRFIKLPLYLPEASVHLSSSRCSSPEPQLPTLTIRFLVRNVEPNDQSIQIVLGSDVLRSHNADILFSQDKIIMVDDERNKISIPLVRPENDSVFRSLSTVADTPRAEPLTRLRQESEPHANGQAPAGVIGQPASSVIRRQSTSVPASARASEGDEERKPPSRPSTSHQTGDASHQQGPVKSQTAAESQPNTPTAPGAHVWGSWRRDAKPESTASTPATKPTRGRTMKVLRPTKSSTRISTAQGGTDTSAEQQSNNSQNQYQSENSRLNKQWGSNPVGGASAFGWLNSPQPRQFGTNPK, encoded by the exons ATGGACGCCCAGTATCCCTTTGCTTCACGCGACGATATCTGGCGGGTTTTCGACGAGCTGAAGGATCTTCACGTCGCGCAGTTTGAGCAGGCAGAGCGGATTGCGAGGTTGGAGCGTCGGAGGGACGAGGATGCAAGACTGCGGAGTGCTTGGGGACCAGTGTCGCCTTTTCTGACTCCTATCGGGGGTTCTGTTGCCGTTG AGTCAGCATATCACTCGCCCACCGACGCGTTCAAAGGATTTGATCAAGGGCAACACGGCGTCATGAACACAATGGATGCGGAAGAGGAACCCAGGCGAGGAACATCCAGGGCGAATAGTGTTCGGTTTGATGAGAGTGCGATTCACGGGTACTATGGTCAAGCCAGTCGGTCtatcagtgagcttccgcTGCGGACTGGGAGTGGACTGGCAAGTCTACCGCTGACGGAACGCTCTTTATCACATCGTTCTGATGGAAGACTGAGCTCGTCCGGTCAATCTCATCATTCCGCGCGTACCAACAGTTTGGGTCTGGAAACGACCAATCGGATGATGAGTTCGTCTGTCAGCGATTCACCTCTCATCCCTCCGCCGGGTCTTTTTCTGTTGGGTCCGGTACCTTGCATCATTCGCTGTTGGTTGACCACGAACTTTTCCAATGATTCTCTCCTTTACGCCGCTGTTTGTTCAGGCTCCTACATGTCGTCGTTGGGCTATCCGATAGTACGGAAACTCGGTCTTGAGGATTTGATGATACAGGAGGAAGACTCCCGGTTCATCAAACTGCCGTTATATCTCCCGGAAGCGAGTGTGCATCTGTCGTCGTCTCGTTGCAGTAGTCCAGAACCGCAACTGCCTACGTTGACCATTCGATTTCTTGTGCGCAACGTCGAACCAAACGACCAGTCTATTCAGATCGTGCTTGGAAGCGATGTTCTTCGTTCACATAACGCAGATATCCTCTTCTCACAAGACAAGATCATCATGGTGGACGATGAAAGGAATAAAATCTCCATACCTCTTGTACGGCCGGAGAACGACTCAGTTTTCAGATCTCTTTCCACTGTGGCTGATACCCCACGCGCTGAACCTTTGACACGGTTACGGCAGGAGAGCGAACCGCATGCTAATGGACAGGCGCCTGCTGGTGTGATTGGCCAACCAGCAAGCAGTGTTATTCGACGACAATCAACCTCCGTGCCTGCCTCAGCCAGAGCCTCTGAGGGTGACGAAGAGCGAAAACCTCCTAGCCGCCCTTCGACTTCGCATCAAACAGGCGACGCCAGCCACCAACAGGGACCGGTCAAGTCACAAACAGCAGCGGAATCCCAACCCAACACTCCTACCGCGCCTGGCGCTCACGTCTGGGGATCCTGGAGACGTGACGCTAAACCCGAGTCAACCGCTTCTACGCCAGCAACAAAGCCAACACGGGGTCGTACAATGAAGGTCCTTCGTCCTACTAAGTCTTCGACTCGAATCTCAACGGCACAGGGCGGTACGGATACCTCCGCAGAACAACAGAGTAATAACAGCCAGAATCAGTATCAGTCTGAGAATAGTCGGTTGAATAAGCAATGGGGGTCAAATCCTGTTGGAGGCGCGTCGGCGtttgggtggttgaattCGCCACAACCGAGGCAGTTTGGGACGAATCCTAAGTGA
- a CDS encoding putative isochorismatase family hydrolase (COG:Q;~EggNog:ENOG410PP10;~InterPro:IPR000868,IPR036380;~PFAM:PF00857), translating into MASISRACRIRNPALFICDIQEKFRPGIYEFPKLVNTTTKLLKAATTLQTPTYITTQNRARLGDTITELQPHLTGPHIRANVDKTLFSMVTPEIIPVIPDTTKGETPLDAIIVGIETHVCVTQTALDLLERGHRVYVIVDGVSSMNAEERGVALARLRDAGVVVTTSEGVIFEILGDASRGEFKAISGLVKETKEETKGALGALAKI; encoded by the exons ATGGCTTCAATCTCGAGAGCATGTCGGATCC GTAACCCGGCCCTGTT TATCTGCGATATCCAAGAGAAATTCCGCCCCGGCATCTACGAATTCCCCAAACT CGTAaacacaacaaccaaacTCCTCAAAGCCGCCACCACCCTCCAAACCCCAACCTACATAACAACCCAGAACCGCGCCCGTCTCGGCGACACGATCACCGAGCTCCAACCTCACCTCACGGGCCCTCACATCCGCGCCAACGTCGACAAAACTCTCTTCTCAATGGTAACTCCCGAAATCATCCCTGTCATCCCTGACACCACCAAGGGGGAGACACCGCTTGATGCGATTATCGTGGGGATCGAGACGCATGTGTGCGTTACGCAGACGGCGCTTGATCTGCTGGAGCGCGGGCATCGGGTTTATGTTATTGTGGATGGGGTGAGTAGTATGAATGCGGAGGAGAGGGGGGTTGCGTTGGCGAGGTTGAGGGATGCGGGGGTTGTGGTTACGACAAGCGAGGGGGTTATTTTCGAGATATTGGGGGATGCGAGTCGGGGGGAGTTTAAGGCGATTAGCGGGTTGGTTAAGGAGACCAAGGAGGAGACGAAGGGGGCTTTGGGGGCTTTGGCGAAGATTTAA
- a CDS encoding bifunctional hydroxyethylthiazole kinase/thiamine-phosphate diphosphorylase (BUSCO:EOG09263GIG;~COG:H;~EggNog:ENOG410PFZZ;~InterPro:IPR029056,IPR000417,IPR036206,IPR022998, IPR034291,IPR013785;~PFAM:PF02110,PF02581;~go_function: GO:0003824 - catalytic activity [Evidence IEA];~go_function: GO:0004417 - hydroxyethylthiazole kinase activity [Evidence IEA];~go_function: GO:0004789 - thiamine-phosphate diphosphorylase activity [Evidence IEA];~go_process: GO:0009228 - thiamine biosynthetic process [Evidence IEA]), with product MAQKIPVDLSVYLVTDSTPAILKGRDICAVVEEALKGGVTIVQYRDKKSDTAVQVETAKKLHRITRAYNVPLLINDRVDVALAAGVEGVHLGQDDMLITEAKKILSENAIIGISAASIEEAQAAIDAGADYLGIGTMFATPTKTNTKHIIGTAGTQAILDAISETGSSVGTVSIGGINLSNVQRVLYQSQAPKKGLDGVAIVSAIMAADDPKAAAEDFAKRIKAAAPFATLSKAPRTDEAASLLGEVPGVVREVVKAHPLVHNMINYVVANFVANVILSMGASPIMSPYGDEAVDIAQFDGALVINMGTLTSESIPNNLKAMKDYNERGNPVVYDPVGAAATQIRRNAVKTLMAGGYFDLIKGNEGEIKHISGSAATQRGVDSGPSSLNGEQKAALVRDLARRERNIILMTGTVDYLSDGERVIAIENGHELLGQVTGTGCAIGSISGCFLATHRSDKLLAVLSGLLMYEIAAENAAAKEYVCGPGSFVPAFLDELYSIRQAALKGDDSWLDRRGKIREIKV from the exons ATGGCTCAAAAAATACCCGTAGACCTCTCCGTCTATTTAGTCACAGACTCTACTCCTGCAATTCTCAAAGGCCGGGATATCTGCGCTGTCGTGGAGGAGGCTCTTAAAGGAG GAGTAACTATCGTCCAGTACAGAGATAAGAAAAGTGACACGGCTGTCCAGGTCGAGACGGCCAAGAAGCTGCACAGGATTACTCGCGCTTATAATGTGCCGTTGCTGATCAATGATCGGGTGGATGTTGCTCTTGCGGCTGGTGTCGAGGGGGTCCATTTGGGGCAGGATGATATGC TCATTACTGAGGCCAAAAAGATCCTCTCTGAAAATGCCATCATTGGCATCAGCGCTGCTTCCATCGAGGAAGCCCAGGCGGCCATCGACGCTGGTGCTGATTACCTCGGGATAGGAACTATGTTTGCGACACCAAC CAAAACCAACACAAAACACATCATCGGCACCGCCGGAACTCAGGCCATCCTCGATGCCATCTCCGAAACCGGCAGCTCCGTTGGCACCGTCTCAATTGGCGGGATCAACCTGTCCAATGTTCAGCGCGTTTTGTACCAGTCTCAGGCCCCCAAAAAGGGACTTGATGGCGTCGCCATCGTCAGTGCTATCATGGCGGCAGATGACCCGAAAGCCGCTGCTGAAGACTTCGCAAAGCGGATCAAGGCTGCAGCACCTTTTGCTACGCTTTCAAAGGCCCCGAGAACGGATGAAGCAGCTTCGTTGCTGGGTGAGGTGCCGGGAGTTGTGCGTGAAGTTGTCAAGGCGCACCCTTTGGTGCATAACATGATTAACTATGTTGTGGCTAACTTTGTTGCCAATGTCATTCTTTCTAT GGGCGCATCACCTATTATGTCCCCATACGGTGACGAAGCCGTGGACATCGCACAATTCGACGGCGCTCTAGTTATCAACATGGGCACTCTCACTAGCGAAAGCATTCCCAACAACCTTAAAGCCATGAAAGACTACAACGAGCGCGGCAACCCGGTCGTGTACGACCCTGTGGGCGCAGCTGCTACTCAAATCCGCCGTAATGCAGTCAAAACGCTCATGGCAGGAGGATACTTTGACCTCATCAAGGGCAACGAAGGGGAAATCAAGCATATTTCGGGAAGTGCGGCAACACAACGCGGAGTTGATAGTGGGCCTAGCAGTCTCAACGGTGAACAGAAGGCCGCCTTGGTTCGGGATCTGGCACGGAGGGAGC GAAACATTATCCTCATGACAGGAACTGTCGACTACCTCAGCGACGGCGAACGCGTGATCGCAATTGAAAACGGCCACGAACTCCTTGGCCAGGTCACCGGA ACCGGCTGCGCAATCGGCTCCATCTCCGGCTGCTTCCTAGCGACCCACCGCTCCGACAAACTCCTTGCCGTTCTCTCCGGCCTCCTGATGTACGAAATCGCAGCCGAGAACGCCGCGGCTAAGGAATACGTCTGCGGACCGGGAAGCTTTGTCCCTGCTTTCTTGGATGAGCTTTACAGTATCCGTCAAGCGGCGTTGAAGGGCGATGATAGCTGGCTTGATAGACGGGGGAAGATTCGGGAGATTAAGGTGTAA
- a CDS encoding uncharacterized protein (InterPro:IPR023112,IPR022706;~PFAM:PF11402;~SECRETED:SignalP(1-21)) yields the protein MKLTFLTSLGFALFTALGAVASPVDFDSNSLDLRDEAIKASAAEANVFDDASIADEDGEAGTLIRYDGTCSNRNNKCRYRAQSGRTAICRCQVKRCGSEHGRCFFDSVNRHCTCY from the exons ATGAAGCTCACTTTCCTCACCTCTTTGGGATTCGCCCTCTTCACTGCCCTGGGTGCGGTGGCCAGCCCGGTCGACTTCGATTCCAATTCTCTGGACTTGAGAGACGAAGCTATTAAAGCCAGTGCTGCTGAGGCCAACGTCTTCGACGATGCCAGCATTGCCGATGAAGATGGTGAAGCCGGCACTTTGATCCGTTATGATGGA ACTTGCTCCAATCGGAACAACAAATGCCGCTACAGGGCCCAAAGCGGTAGGACCGCTATTTGCCGTTGCCAGGTCAAGCGG TGTGGAAGCGAGCACGGAAGATGCTTCTTTGACAGCGTTAACAGACACTGCACTTGCTACTAG
- a CDS encoding DUF3632 domain-containing protein (COG:S;~EggNog:ENOG410PJA2;~InterPro:IPR022085;~PFAM:PF12311), protein MEALRGDTTSPSLRHDPDPILVAASAGDRESVRDAIKRGEFDDLRSAAYNKTWYISERYCRIGDSVDSFEPILHDIWYIYYQGGCYLSYKNAEHDKLVLDVLRTKGRGPLMRPAPSGCGVDIARTPVGALWNDLPFFVTDMTDFWVNDCAKMEVKQRLNFASFLAKLASTRLDKDRLCQIALLVFRETFETERPLHIPDDTGENPSRIMHDLSISALLPAACAWIREAGYNIILLSDVSWNDCSSSIGQGGNTFLKSELGQRASAGFSPWRWMYWLKRLHEIVKEAEQSDEKHLAEQATEAIDIMLGHVEERNSRILRVYEAAGGGLRQDKAFLGLEKLVKEDESSE, encoded by the coding sequence ATGGAAGCCCTACGAGGAGACACCACAAGCCCATCTCTCAGGCATGATCCCGATCCCATCCTCGTGGCCGCCTCTGCTGGAGATCGCGAATCAGTGCGGGATGCTATCAAACGAGGCGAGTTCGACGACCTCCGTTCCGCAGCCTACAACAAAACGTGGTATATCAGCGAGAGATACTGCCGGATTGGAGATTCTGTTGACTCCTTTGAACCCATCCTGCATGATATCTGGTATATCTACTACCAAGGAGGCTGCTATCTCTCTTACAAAAATGCTGAGCACGATAAATTGGTGCTTGATGTCCTCCGCACCAAGGGTCGAGGACCGCTGATGAGACCCGCACCGAGCGGCTGTGGAGTTGACATTGCTAGGACTCCTGTTGGGGCTCTCTGGAATgatcttcctttttttgtCACTGATATGACAGATTTCTGGGTTAATGACTGCGCGAAGATGGAGGTAAAGCAGCGTTTGAACTTTGCATCCTTTCTCGCCAAGCTTGCCTCTACGCGTCTGGACAAGGATAGACTGTGCCAAATCGCCCTATTGGTGTTCCGCGAGactttcgagactgaacgaCCCCTTCACATACCTGATGACACAGGTGAGAATCCTAGCCGGATAATGCACGACCTCAGCATTTCTGCTTTGCTCCCAGCTGCATGCGCTTGGATACGCGAGGCTGGATACAATATCATTCTATTGTCCGACGTGTCGTGGAATGATTGTTCCAGCAGCATTGGACAGGGTGGCAATACTTTCCTCAAGTCTGAGCTAGGTCAACGCGCATCTGCTGGATTCAGTCCCTGGAGATGGATGTACTGGCTGAAGCGTTTACATGAAATTGTCAAAGAGGCCGAGCAATCCGATGAGAAGCATCTCGCTGAGCAGGCTACGGAGGCTATTGATATCATGCTGGGTCATGTTGAGGAGAGAAACTCGAGGATCCTCCGGGTGTATGAGGCTGCGGGCGGTGGTTTGCGTCAGGATAAGGCGTTCTTGGGTCTGGAAAAATTGGTCAAGGAGGATGAGAGCTCCGAGTGA